The genome window TGCAGCAGCGGCACCACCAGGCGGGCGGTCACCATATCGATCGGGTGCAGGGATAAGGCCTCGTTGTAGGCGCCCTCCAGGGACTGATCGTCAAAGCGTACTACCGCATTGAGCATGCGCCGCTGGTAGTCCGGCCAGGGGCCCTCAAGCGCTTCCTGGGGTGCCTGCTGATTTAAATAGGACTTTGTCTGGCTGATGGGTACACCCTTGTGCAAAAGTTCTACAACCTGGTTGATCAGGTCGATGTCCTTGTGCGTGTAGAGGCGGTGTCCTTTGTCGCTGCGTAGCGGCGTGAGCAGGCCGTAACGGCGTTCCCAGGCGCGCAGGGTGATGGGATTGACGCCGGTGAGGCTGGCGACCGTGCGGATGGGGTAAAGTCCGGACTCGGGTAGTCCTTCTGCGCTATCCATGATATTCGTACCTAATTGATTTGTACATAAATTGTATAGTTGAATTTTATAAAAAACATCCGATAATTGCTAGTGAATGTTATGATGTATAATGTTTGTATAAGTTCATTTTGAGTTTCGAGGAGCGCGCAAATGAAGCACAGCAGCAAAATATTTTTCACCTGGGTGGCTGGCTTGGTGTTGGCCGGCACGGTCAGTGCCGCCGATACGGTCTGTTCTGAGGTTCTGGATTTCGAGCGTAAGCCGCTGGCGGGCGAGGGCAGTATCAATCTTTGTGAGCACTATCGGGGCAAGGTGATCGTGGTGGTCAACACCGCCAGTAAGTGTGGGTACACCTATCAATACGAGGGACTGGAACAGCTGTACAGCCGCTACGAGGCGCAGGGTCTGGTGGTGCTCGGGTTTCCGTCCAATGATTTCGCCAATCAAGAACCCGGTTCGGCCGACCAGATCAAAACCTTTTGCCGCCTGACCTACGGCGTGAAATTCCCCATGTTTGCCAAGACCCGCGTCGCGCGCGGCACCGATGACCCGCTGTTCCGCGCCTTGGCCCGGCATGCGGGCGAGTACCCGCAGTGGAACTTTCACAAATACCTCATAGATCGGCAAGGCCGCGTGGCGGCCAGTTATGCCAGCAAGGTGGAACCCTTGGGCGGTGAATTGGAAGCCGCCGTCAAGGGCTTGTTGTAGTCATGGAGAAGATCCGTCTGGGCGTCAGCAGCTGCCTGTTAGGTCATCCGGTCCGCTTCGATGGCGGGCACAAGCACCAGCCCTTTATTACCGCCACCTTGGCGCAGTACTTCGACGTGGTGCCGCTATGCCCCGAACTGGCCATCGGCCTGGGCGTTCCGCGCCAGTCTTTACGGCTGGTGGGGCGGCCCGAGCGGCCGCGCGTGATCGGCAACAAAGATCCTGGTCTGGATGTCACCGATACCCTGGCGGACTACGGCCGTGAGGTGGCGGCGCAGCAGGATGACATCTGCGGCTACATCGTCAAAAAAGATTCCCCCAGTTGCGGCATGGCCCGGGTGCGTGTTTACGTGGACGGGCAGATGCCGCAACGCGCGGGGGTGGGCGCCTTTACCCGTGCCCTGATGGCGGCCAAGCCCTGGCTGCCGGTGGAAGAGGAAGGGCGTCTCAATGACGCCGTGCTGCGCGAGAACTTTTTCGAGCGGGTCTATGTTTGCCATCGCTGGCAGAGGCTGCTGCGGGTGGGCCTGACACCGGCGGCGCTGGTGCGCTTTCACACGGCACATAAATACCTGTTGATGTCGCGCGCTCAGGACCCATATCGGCAATTAGGGCGCATGGTGGCGCGCGCCGGTTGCGCCGACATACAGCGCCTTGGCGAGGACTATTTTCTCGCCGTGATGACGGCCCTGAAGCGCCCGGCCAATCGCAAGCGTCATTCCAACGTGCTGTATCACCTGCTGGGTTATTTCAAACGTCAGTTGCCGGGGCGGGACCGGCAGGAGCTGGCCGGGCTGATCGAGGCCTATCGTCGGGGGCGGGTGCCCTTGGTGGTGCCGGTGACCCTGCTCAAGCATCATCTCGGCCGCAACGGTGACCGCTATCTGGCCGGGCAATACTATTTTGATCCCTATCCCCCGGAGTTGAGCCTGCGCAACTCTATCTAGCCGGGATTTCTCCCCGGGATCGCGGCAGCAGAAAATAATCACCCGCCGGTACGAAACCATACCCTTCAGTGAACTATAATCCAGGCTGAGACTCGACCGTACCTATTCTTTAATTTTCAAGAGGAGCTTTTGTAATGACCCAGGGTGATCCGCTAAATAAATCGACATACGAGTCCGCCAGGGCGTATCTCAAAGATGCGCTGGAGCAAATGCTTGCCGCCGGTCGCAGTACGCGCGAGTTCGGTGAGTTCGCACTGGAAAAGTTCGGCGACAAGTTCATACCCTATTTGCAGGAGTTTTCGCAGGATGTCAGTAAGGGAAAAATCAAGATAAAGGGGCTCGGCCAATCCGCCAAGACCGCGGTGTTTGGACGGCACGTCACCCTTGAAGAACGTAACCAGCTGATACGCGAGGCCGCCTATCTGCGCGCCGAGCGGCGCGGTTTCGTCGGCGGTTCGCCGGAGCAGGACTGGTGTCTGGCCGAGCAGGACGTGGATCAACGCTTGGCACAGGAGACGGGGTTGGTGGAGAAAGGGCGTCAGGCCTTGCATTCGGCGAGCGCGGTCATGGAACGGGAGTTTGATGATATCAAGCACGTGGTCGGCCGCTGGCTGGAGGGCCGCCCTGCGGCCCCTGACGACACGCCGGCGAAGAATAAGGCCGGCGCCAAGAAAAAGGCCGTGAAGAAGGCCGTGAAGAAAAAGGCGGCAAAGACAGCCGAAACAAAGGTCGTAAAAAAGAAAGCGGCAAAGAAAAAGGCGAGCAAGAACAAGAAAAAGCCGGCAAGCGGCACGGCGGCGCCCCCGGCCTGATGGCGCGCCCCGGCCTCCGGCCGCTGTAAAAAAATCACACTCGTCCCCCTTGAAATCCTGAAAAGCGTCCCAAATATCACTCTCGGCGCTCGCCCGTGCATCGGCCGCGAGCGCCCCCTAACAATTATCGGTAACAATAACTTTATTAATTTGTTTCTTTAGGAGGAACGCAACAGTGAATATTCGTCCTTTGCATGATCGCGTTGTGGTAAAACGCCTGGAAAGCGAAGAGAAGACCTCCGGCGGCATCGTGCTGCCGGGGTCGGCTCAGGAAAAACCCATCATGGGTGAAGTCGTGGCCGCAGGTGCGGGTCGTGTGCTGGATAACGGCGACAAGGCAGCCCTGGATGTCAAAACCGGCGACAAGATATTGTTCGGCAAATTCGCCGGCACCGAGGTCAAGGTCGAAGGTGAAGACTATCTGGTGATGCGTGAAGACGACATCTTCGCTATCGTCGAATAACTACTTATTTAAAGTATTTGGAGGAATCAAGTAATGGCTGCTAAGGAAATCAATTTTTCTTCAAAGGCACGTCGCAAAATGCTGGACGGGGTCAACGTCCTGGCCAATGCGGTCAGAGTGACCCTCGGTCCCAAGGGCCGCAACGTGGTGTTGGAAAAGAGCTTCGGCGCGCCCACCGTCACCAAGGACGGTGTTTCCGTCGCCAAGGAGATCGAACTGGAAGACAAGTTCGAAAACATGGGCGTGCAGATGGTCAAGGAAGTGGCCTCTAAGACCGCCGACATTGCCGGGGACGGCACCACCACCGCCACCGTGCTGGCCCAGAGTATTTTGAACGAGGGTATGAAAGCCGTCGCCGCCGGTATGAATCCCATGGATCTGAAACGCGGCATCGACAAGGCCGTCATCGCTGCTGTGGAAGAGCTGCAGAAGCTCTCCAAGCCGTGCACCGACAACAAGTCCATCACCCAGGTGGGCACGATCTCCGCCAACTCCGACACCGTGATCGGCGAGCTGATCGCCCAGGCCATGGACAAGGTCGGCAAGGAAGGCGTGATCACCGTCGAAGAGGGCACCGGTCTGCAGGACGAGCTGGAGGTGGTCGAGGGGATGCAGTTCGACCGTGGCTATCTGTCGCCTTACTTTGTCAGCAACGCCGAGAAGATGCAGGTCGAGCTGGATGATCCCTACATCCTGATCTGCGACAAGAAGGTCTCCAACATCCGCGAACTGCTGCCGCTGCTGGAAGGCGCCGCCAAGGCCGGCAAGCCGCTGATGATCATCGCCGAAGACGTAGAAGGCGAAGCCCTGGCCACTCTGGTGGTCAACAACATGCGCGGCATCCTCAAGGTGGCCGCGGTCAAGGCCCCGGGCTTCGGCGACCGCCGCAAGGCCATGCTGCAGGACATCGCCATTCTTACCGGCGGCCAGGTGATCTCGGAAGAGGTCGGCCTGTCCCTGGAGAGTGCCACCCTGGAGCAGATGGGGAGCGCCAAGAAGATCGTCATCAGCAAGGACAACACCGTGGTGGTCGACGGCGCCGGTACCAAGTCGGAGATCGACGCCCGTGTGGGCCAGATCCGCGCCCAACTGGAAGAGACCAGCTCCGAGTACGACCGTGAAAAACTGCAGGAACGCGTCGCCAAGCTGGCCGGCGGCGTGGCGGTGATCAAGGTCGGTGCCGCCACCGAAGTGGAAATGAAGGAGAAGAAGGACCGCATCGATGACGCCCTGCACGCCACCCGTGCCGCGGTGGAAGAGGGCGTGGTGCCCGGCGGCGGTGTCGCCCTGATCCGTGCCCTGCAAGGCATCAAGGATCTGAGCGGCGCCAACCACGATCAGGACATCGGTATCAAGATCGCGCGCCGCGCCATGGAAGAGCCGCTGCGTCAGATCGTTGCTAACGCCGGTGAAGAACCCTCCGTCATCGTCAACAAGGTGGCCGAAGGCACAGGTAACTTTGGTTACAACGCTGCCACCGGTGAATACGGCGACATGTTCGAAATGGGTATCCTGGATCCCACCAAGGTGGCCCGTTCGGCGCTGCAGAATGCCGGCTCCATCGCCGGCCTGATGCTGACCACCGAAGCCATGGTGGCCGATAAGCCGCAAAAGGATGGCGGCGCACCGGCCATGCCCGATATGGGCGGCATGGGGGGCATGGGCGGCATGATGTAACGCCGCCAAAATGCCGCAAAACAAAGGCCCCGCCGGCAACGGCGGGGCCTTTTGTTTTTGACCGGCTTCGTCGCAGCCACATGGGCGGGGTTTGGCTGGCGCATGGGCGGTGATAAAGTGACGGCTCTACACCGAACAGGAGGCGGCGGTGAGCAGCGCCCAGGCAGGTTTGATCATTATCGGCGATGAAATCCTTTATGGCAGCCGTCGCGACCGCCATTTCGACCATGTGCGCGAGACCCTGCGGCCCATCGGCTGGCAATTGACCTGGGTGAGTATTCTCCCTGACGAGGAGGACGCCTTGATTGCGCAGCTCAGCCGAACCCTGGCGGCCCAGCAGCCGGTGTTCTGTTTCGGCGGCATCGGTGCCACCCCCGATGATGTCACCCGCCGCTGCGCGGCCCTGGCCGCGGGCGTCGAGCTCCATGCCCATGCCGGGGCGCTGGCTGAAATCGAAGCGCGCTTCGGCGCCGCGGCCTATCCCCACCGCGTCAAGATGGCGGACCTGCCCGTCGGCAGTCGCCTGATCCCCAATCCGATCAATCGCGTGCCCGGTTTCAGCCTGCGGCGGCATCACTTCTTCCCCGGGTTTCCCGAGATGGCCTGGCCCATGCTGGAGTGGGTGTTGCAGCACGAGTACCGCGCCGAACTTGAACCGCTGCAGGAATTGTCGCTCAAGGTCTTCGACGTGGGCGAGAGCGAGCTGGTGGAACTCATGGAGAGGCTGATCGACCGCCATCCCGGGGTCAAACTGTTCAGCCTGCCCCATCTCGGCAGGGGCCGGCATATCGAGCTGGGTTTTCGTGGTCGGCGCGGTGTTGAGCAGGCCATGGCGGACCTGACCGCGGGCCTGCGACAGGCGGGCTTGACGTTCGAAGCGCCGTAGTGCGCGGAGTCACATCTTGCCAAACCTCACCCATATTCCACCGTGTTTTCATTCGTCGTCTGAGTCCGCGCTCAAGCGTGTCTTCAAGCATGAGATTGAAGCGCGTCGCCAAGACAGAGTCCAGGGTGAAGATGGGGCGATGACTGTAATTTCCAGCCTGTTCTTGTGCAAGTTAATCGTTGTTTAATGTCACCGAGTCGCAATATTTTGCTGCTAACTTCGTCCTTGATCTTATACCCACCCATGCGATATCAAGGAGCGGAGGAACACCATGAATCACGACGACGGCATTAGTAACAAATCAAACAACCGGCCTTTCGCCGACGTGCTCAACGTCCATATCTCGCGGCGCAAAGTGCTGGCCGGTGGTCTGGCCATGGCGGCCAGCAGCTTCTTTGCCGGCTCGGGGCTGGCATTTGCAGCGCCGCCGCCGTGGGCGGGCAGACCGGAGCGTGGCGGACCGCATGCGCAAGGGGGGCCATTGATGGATTTCACCCCGGTTCCCGTCGCCGAGGGCAGCGGCCCCTGGCCCAGTATTTCGCCGGATTATGAATTCGATGTCCTGATTCCCTGGGGCGAGCCCCTGGAGCCCGGTGGCCCGGCCTTCAGCTATCCGCCCACCGCCGCCGACCAGGCGCAACAGATCGGCATCGGCCATGACGGCATGAGCTATTTTCCCCTGCGGCACGGCAAATTCGGCCGCGGCGGTGACGATCACGGCCTGCTCTGTATCAATCATGAGTTCGGCGGCAACCGGCATGTGCTCGGCAAGCCGGCACCCACCAGCCTGGAGGATGTGCGCGTCTCCCAGCACGCTCACGGTGTGTCCGTGGTTGAGATCAAAAAAATCGGCGCCAAGTGGCGCCAGCTGCGCAGCCACCGCGCGCGCCGTATCCACGTCAACACCCCGGTGAGTTTCAGCGGCCCGGTGGCCGGCCATGGCTTGCTCCAGACCCCTAACGGCAATGTCCCGCTGGGTACGGTCAACAACTGCGCCAACGGTGAAACCCCCTGGGGCACCTATCTTACCTGCGAGGAAAACTTCAACGGTTACTTTGGCGCGACCAATCAACAGACCACTTGGGTGCCCAGCGAGGCGCAGGCGCGTTACGGTTTCAGCGCCGGCGGGTTCGGCTACGGCTGGGAGACCTTCGACCGCCGCTTTGATCTGTCCGATGCCGATTACATCAACGAGGAAAACCGTTTCGGCTGGATCGTGGAAATCGATCCCATGGACGCCACGCGAACCCCCGTCAAGCGCACCGCTCTGGGCCGTTTCAAGCACGAGGGCATCGCCCTGACGCTGGGGCGCGGCGGCCGCGTGGTCGGTTACATGGGCGATGACGAACGCTTCGACTATATCTACAAATTTGTTTCCGACGATAATTGGCGCGCCATGCGCGCCCAGGGCCAGAGTCCGCTGGACCATGGCCGACTCTATGTCGCCAAATTCCACGACGACGGCAGCGGCGAATGGCTGGAACTGAGCATTGACAATCCGGCCCTGGCAGCGAAATTCGCCGATCAGGCCGAGGTATTGACCTTCGCCCGCCTGGCCGCCGATATCGTCGGCGCCACTCCCATGGATCGTCCCGAGTGGACCACGGTAGCCCCCAACGGCGATGTCTATTGCACACTGACCAACAACAGCCGGCGCGATACGGCCACCGGTCCCAATCCGCAGGCGCCCAATCCCGACGGTCATATCATCAAGTGGCATGACAGCGACGACCACCTGGGCACCACCTTCCAATGGGAGATCTT of Candidatus Tenderia electrophaga contains these proteins:
- a CDS encoding molecular chaperone GroES, which translates into the protein MNIRPLHDRVVVKRLESEEKTSGGIVLPGSAQEKPIMGEVVAAGAGRVLDNGDKAALDVKTGDKILFGKFAGTEVKVEGEDYLVMREDDIFAIVE
- a CDS encoding glutathione peroxidase, whose translation is MKHSSKIFFTWVAGLVLAGTVSAADTVCSEVLDFERKPLAGEGSINLCEHYRGKVIVVVNTASKCGYTYQYEGLEQLYSRYEAQGLVVLGFPSNDFANQEPGSADQIKTFCRLTYGVKFPMFAKTRVARGTDDPLFRALARHAGEYPQWNFHKYLIDRQGRVAASYASKVEPLGGELEAAVKGLL
- the groEL gene encoding molecular chaperone GroEL (60 kDa chaperone family; promotes refolding of misfolded polypeptides especially under stressful conditions; forms two stacked rings of heptamers to form a barrel-shaped 14mer; ends can be capped by GroES; misfolded proteins enter the barrel where they are refolded when GroES binds; many bacteria have multiple copies of the groEL gene which are active under different environmental conditions; the B.japonicum protein in this cluster is expressed constitutively; in Rhodobacter, Corynebacterium and Rhizobium this protein is essential for growth), which produces MAAKEINFSSKARRKMLDGVNVLANAVRVTLGPKGRNVVLEKSFGAPTVTKDGVSVAKEIELEDKFENMGVQMVKEVASKTADIAGDGTTTATVLAQSILNEGMKAVAAGMNPMDLKRGIDKAVIAAVEELQKLSKPCTDNKSITQVGTISANSDTVIGELIAQAMDKVGKEGVITVEEGTGLQDELEVVEGMQFDRGYLSPYFVSNAEKMQVELDDPYILICDKKVSNIRELLPLLEGAAKAGKPLMIIAEDVEGEALATLVVNNMRGILKVAAVKAPGFGDRRKAMLQDIAILTGGQVISEEVGLSLESATLEQMGSAKKIVISKDNTVVVDGAGTKSEIDARVGQIRAQLEETSSEYDREKLQERVAKLAGGVAVIKVGAATEVEMKEKKDRIDDALHATRAAVEEGVVPGGGVALIRALQGIKDLSGANHDQDIGIKIARRAMEEPLRQIVANAGEEPSVIVNKVAEGTGNFGYNAATGEYGDMFEMGILDPTKVARSALQNAGSIAGLMLTTEAMVADKPQKDGGAPAMPDMGGMGGMGGMM
- a CDS encoding phosphatase; translation: MNHDDGISNKSNNRPFADVLNVHISRRKVLAGGLAMAASSFFAGSGLAFAAPPPWAGRPERGGPHAQGGPLMDFTPVPVAEGSGPWPSISPDYEFDVLIPWGEPLEPGGPAFSYPPTAADQAQQIGIGHDGMSYFPLRHGKFGRGGDDHGLLCINHEFGGNRHVLGKPAPTSLEDVRVSQHAHGVSVVEIKKIGAKWRQLRSHRARRIHVNTPVSFSGPVAGHGLLQTPNGNVPLGTVNNCANGETPWGTYLTCEENFNGYFGATNQQTTWVPSEAQARYGFSAGGFGYGWETFDRRFDLSDADYINEENRFGWIVEIDPMDATRTPVKRTALGRFKHEGIALTLGRGGRVVGYMGDDERFDYIYKFVSDDNWRAMRAQGQSPLDHGRLYVAKFHDDGSGEWLELSIDNPALAAKFADQAEVLTFARLAADIVGATPMDRPEWTTVAPNGDVYCTLTNNSRRDTATGPNPQAPNPDGHIIKWHDSDDHLGTTFQWEIFLIASDSHGTEDSYSDPDGLWADPDGRLFIQTDGGQKDGLNNQMLVADTATGELRRLLTGVSGDEITGIAVTPDRRTMFVNTQHPGNGDPSLTNFPAPFDGVTVPRDSTLVITRKDGGVIGS